A region from the Salvelinus fontinalis isolate EN_2023a chromosome 23, ASM2944872v1, whole genome shotgun sequence genome encodes:
- the LOC129820900 gene encoding phosducin-like protein 3, whose amino-acid sequence MQDPNADTEWNDILRKKGVLPPKEKTQDEVEEEALEKQIVLEQSSVVKTYESMTLDEMDENEDDFSEEDEAAVEMYRQKRLAEWKATQIKNCFGEVVEISGQDYIKEVNKAGEGIWVVLHLYKQGVPLCTLINQHLSELARKFPQTKFLKSISTTCIPNYPDRNLPTIFVYHEGEMKAQYIGPLVFGGMNLKVEELEWRLSESGAVKTDLEENPKKQIEDKLMSSIRSTLPTRKDSDSEEEN is encoded by the exons ATGCAG GACCCCAATGCAGATACCGAGTGGAATGACATCCTGAGAAAGAAGGGGGTCCTTCCTCCCAAAGAGAAAACTCAGGATGAGGTTGAGGAGGAAGCTCTAGAGAAGCAGATAGTTCTTGAGCAGTCATCTGTTG TGAAAACCTATGAGAGCATGACTCTGGACGAGATGGATGAGAACGAGGATGACTTCAGTGAAGAGGACGAGGCCGCCGTCGAGATGTACAG ACAGAAGAGGCTTGCAGAATGGAAAGCCACCCAGATAAAGAATTGCTTCGGTGAAGTAGTGGAGATATCTGGGCAGGACTACATCAAGGAGGTGAACAAAGCTGGAGAGGGAATCTGGGTCGTGCTCCATCTCTACAAACAGGG AGTACCTCTGTGTACCCTGATAAACCAGCATCTATCAGAGCTGGCCAGGAAGTTCCCCCAGACCAAGTTCCTCAAGTCCATCTCCACCACCTGCATCCCCAACTACCCCGACCGCAACCTGCCCACAATCTTTGTCTACCACGAGGGAGAGATGAAGGCACAGTACATCGGGCCTCTGGTCTTCGGAGGCATGAACCTCAAAGTTGAAG AGCTGGAGTGGAGGTTATCGGAATCTGGCGCTGTCAAGACAGACCTGGAAGAAAACCCCAAGAAGCAGATTGAAGACAAGCTAATGTCGTCGATTCGATCCACTCTCCCCACACGGAAAGACAGTGACTCGGAAGAAGAGAACTAG